In Dermacentor andersoni chromosome 4, qqDerAnde1_hic_scaffold, whole genome shotgun sequence, the following proteins share a genomic window:
- the LOC126530683 gene encoding arginine kinase Lit v 2.0101-like, with protein sequence MFSRMFLKQAVIPFTVGAWSFGGGHGKSKGGGKVDQATLDKLEAGFKKLQGASDCHSLLKKYLTKDVFDKLKTRKTAMGATLLDVIQSGVENLDSGVGVYAPDAESYTVFADLFNPVIDDYHKGFPAGAKHPPTDFGDINTLVNVDPKNEFVISTRVRCGRSLQGYPFNPCLTEAHYKEMEKKVSSTLTSLSGELKGTYYPLTGMSKKVQQQLIDDHFLFKEGDRFLQAANACRFWPTGRGIYHNDNKTFLVWVNEEDHLRIISMQKGGDLKQVYGRLVKAVKEIEKKLPFSRDNRFGYLTFCPTNLGTTIRASVHIKLPKLAADKQKLEKIAAKYNLQVRGTRGEHTESEGGVYDISNKRRLGLTEYQAVREMQDGILELIKLEKEA encoded by the exons ATGTTCTCTCGCATGTTCCTCAAGCAGGCCGTGATACCCTTCACCGTTGGAGCATG GAGTTTCGGTGGCGGCCATGGCAAGAGCAAAGGTGGGGGAAAGGTGGACCAGGCGACCCTGGACAAGCTGGAGGCCGGCTTCAAGAAGCTCCAGGGTGCCAGCGACTGCCACTCCCTGCTGAAGAAGTACCTCACCAAGGACGTCTTCGACAAGCTCAAGACCCGCAAGACAGCGATGGGTGCCACCCTTTTGGATGTCATCCAGTCTG GCGTCGAGAACCTGGACAGCGGGGTGGGCGTGTACGCTCCGGACGCCGAGTCGTACACCGTGTTCGCCGACCTGTTCAACCCGGTGATCGACGACTACCACAAGGGCTTCCCTGCTGGCGCCAAGCACCCGCCCACGGACTTTGGGGACATAAACACGCTGGTGAACGTGGACCCCAAGAACGAGTTTGTCATCTCCACCAGGGTGCGCTGTGGACGCTCGCTGCAG GGTTACCCGTTCAACCCGTGCTTGACCGAAGCCCATTACAAGGAAATGGAGAAGAAGGTCAGCTCTACACTCACCTCTCTTAGCGGCGAGCTCAAGGGCACCTACTACCCGCTAACGGGAATGAGCAAGAAGGTCCAGCAACAGCTCATCGACGACCACTTCCTCTTCAAGGAGGGAGACCGCTTCCTGCAGGCGGCCAATGCTTGCCGGTTCTGGCCAACAGGAAGAGGCATCTACCACAACGACAACAAGACCTTCCTCGTCTGGGTCAATGAGGAGGACCACCTCAGGATCATCTCCATGCAGAAGGGAGGGGACCTCAAGCAG GTCTATGGTCGTCTGGTCAAAGCTGTCAAGGAGATAGAGAAGAAGCTGCCCTTTTCTCGAGATAACCGCTTCGGGTACCTGACCTTCTGCCCCACCAACCTGGGCACCACCATCCGTGCCAGTGTGCACATCAAGCTGCCTAAGCTGGCCGCCGATAAACAGAAGCTGGAGAAAATTGCGGCAAAGTACAACTTACAAGTGCGAG GTACTCGAGGCGAGCACACGGAGAGCGAGGGCGGCGTCTACGACATCTCCAACAAGCGCCGTCTGGGCCTCACCGAGTACCAGGCTGTGAGAGAAATGCAGGACGGCATCCTCGAACTGATCAAACTAGAAAAAGAGGCCTAG